Proteins encoded in a region of the Paramagnetospirillum magneticum AMB-1 genome:
- a CDS encoding HlyD family type I secretion periplasmic adaptor subunit produces MADGPMDSFRSPIHGIAPRLTPPSASWLLVWSALAFAVLVGGSAVLEIDEVVTAQARIEPSSQVRHVQHFEGGTISEVLVHEGTLVAEGDVLVRLINSQGAGDLADKRARWAAFHARAARLRADLDNVAEIRWPRDVEIDAETRKRELAIHAERLSHRAQQATVISREIERRRREVVETETKVTGLSRAQAKGVEEMRIKRKAYDSGVVGNQEIVKLEREQLMLDTEVSTARDSISRLKAQMSEAEARLSEFEKGWRAGVLDETGKVEAELSALRATMEVATDRESRSEIRSPVRGIVKMSAIASVGQVARPGDTLMDIVPVDDALVVEAKVPPQDIGHLRPGLAASVRLSAYDQFRFGALPGHVVMVGADSFEETRGATTATYYKVQIRSDKTELLDGKGVAWPVRSGMAGTASIVIGSKSILRMVLDPLLRNDMIFSLNSFRLDWPAWSDFSRTGKGAP; encoded by the coding sequence ATGGCCGACGGTCCCATGGACAGCTTCCGCTCTCCCATTCACGGCATCGCGCCCCGGCTGACGCCGCCCTCGGCCTCGTGGCTGCTGGTGTGGTCGGCCCTGGCCTTCGCGGTGCTGGTGGGCGGATCGGCCGTCCTGGAAATCGACGAGGTGGTGACGGCCCAGGCCCGCATCGAGCCCTCCAGCCAGGTCCGCCATGTCCAGCATTTCGAGGGCGGCACCATCTCGGAAGTGCTGGTCCACGAAGGCACCCTGGTGGCCGAGGGCGACGTGCTGGTCCGCCTGATCAACAGCCAGGGGGCGGGCGATCTGGCCGACAAGCGGGCCCGCTGGGCGGCCTTTCACGCCCGCGCCGCCCGGCTGCGCGCCGATCTGGACAACGTCGCCGAGATCCGGTGGCCCCGCGACGTGGAGATCGATGCCGAGACGCGAAAGCGCGAACTGGCCATTCATGCCGAGCGACTGTCCCACCGCGCCCAGCAGGCCACGGTGATCTCGCGCGAGATCGAGCGCCGCCGCCGCGAGGTGGTGGAGACCGAGACCAAGGTCACCGGACTGTCCCGCGCCCAGGCCAAGGGCGTCGAGGAGATGCGCATCAAGCGCAAGGCCTATGATTCCGGCGTGGTGGGCAATCAGGAGATCGTCAAGCTGGAGCGCGAGCAGCTGATGCTCGACACCGAGGTCTCCACCGCCCGCGATTCCATCTCGCGCCTCAAGGCCCAGATGAGCGAGGCCGAAGCCCGGCTGTCCGAGTTCGAAAAGGGCTGGCGGGCCGGGGTGCTGGACGAGACCGGCAAGGTCGAGGCGGAACTGTCGGCGCTGCGCGCCACCATGGAGGTGGCCACCGACCGGGAATCCCGCTCGGAAATCCGCTCGCCGGTCAGAGGCATCGTCAAGATGAGCGCCATCGCCAGCGTGGGCCAGGTGGCCCGGCCCGGCGATACCTTGATGGACATCGTTCCCGTCGACGACGCCCTGGTGGTGGAGGCCAAGGTGCCGCCCCAGGATATCGGCCATCTGCGCCCCGGCCTTGCCGCCTCGGTGCGCCTGTCGGCCTACGACCAGTTCCGCTTCGGCGCCCTGCCCGGCCACGTGGTGATGGTCGGCGCCGATTCCTTCGAGGAGACCCGGGGCGCCACCACCGCCACCTACTACAAGGTCCAGATCCGCTCGGACAAGACCGAGCTGCTGGACGGCAAGGGCGTGGCCTGGCCGGTGCGCTCAGGGATGGCGGGAACCGCCTCCATCGTCATCGGGTCAAAGTCCATCTTGCGTATGGTTCTGGACCCGCTGCTGCGCAATGACATGATTTTTTCACTGAATTCGTTCAGACTGGATTGGCCGGCATGGTCCGATTTCTCCAGAACGGGGAAGGGCGCGCCGTGA
- a CDS encoding helix-turn-helix transcriptional regulator — protein MEVQPTYLNREQAAAFLHVQPKTLANWASQGKGPKFRKPGGKVVLYPRMELEAWVNSGEA, from the coding sequence ATGGAAGTTCAGCCCACATACCTGAACCGAGAACAAGCCGCCGCTTTCCTTCACGTCCAGCCCAAGACCCTCGCCAACTGGGCAAGCCAGGGCAAAGGCCCCAAGTTCCGCAAGCCCGGTGGCAAGGTCGTCCTGTACCCCCGCATGGAACTGGAAGCATGGGTGAACAGCGGGGAGGCGTGA
- a CDS encoding peptidase domain-containing ABC transporter: protein MLPPTPVELEGLDDKARAVSACLRAMGHAVAATALKDSYRMATADAAEAPWITALSRYGFAAHVEDGVNPAKLSADLFPCVVLGPGEPRALVMAPPEGQPGRLLFMRPRLDRADSVQPTSWTAMLASWKPMVVRAGLAGMLANFLALAAPIFSAQVYDRVLPHGLLNSLAVMVLMFLGAALFEQVFRRLRALFVEDALHEGNIRLAMDMHRRILETRFDGAAAPSGHLMRMLQDFDAIRDGLGAAAVSLLADLPFMGLFLLGLFLCDPLIALAVLGLNLAVALGTLLAIHRQKLLYKELSGAASQRAQAAQESFSDPETVRRVGAAAYLQARFRHGTALYAATARAIRTLSAARGNISMLAQNMALLLAVGLGAWRAVEGGMSAGVILAATMLATRFTGAAMQMVSVVPQALSAVASLEALRTVTGRPTERPAGSALIHRPVSRGGLMVEAVTAGYPGAFNPALDGISLDLEPGGRLAVIGPSGSGKTTLEKVLSGIIRPVSGRVLLDGVDIALIDPADLRRHLGICPQTPPLYSGSLRNNLCFDGLVSDEQMIAMMNMLGAGGVMPMGMGLDFQVVEGGRNLSGGQRQIVALARTLLRGAAVTILDEPTAFLDEASEKRAIAGIHQAVGNRSLVVISHRPAVVALAAKVARLDRGKLLDVTRRAPPAPAGG from the coding sequence ATGCTGCCCCCCACGCCGGTTGAGCTGGAGGGGCTGGACGACAAGGCCCGGGCCGTCTCGGCCTGCCTGCGCGCCATGGGGCATGCGGTGGCGGCGACGGCGCTCAAGGATTCCTACCGCATGGCCACGGCCGACGCCGCCGAGGCGCCGTGGATCACCGCCCTGTCGCGCTATGGCTTCGCCGCCCATGTGGAGGACGGCGTCAATCCGGCCAAGCTGTCGGCCGATCTTTTTCCCTGCGTCGTCCTGGGGCCGGGCGAGCCGCGTGCCCTGGTCATGGCCCCGCCCGAGGGCCAGCCCGGCCGCCTGCTGTTCATGCGGCCCCGCCTGGACCGCGCCGACAGCGTCCAGCCCACCTCGTGGACCGCCATGCTGGCGTCCTGGAAGCCCATGGTGGTGCGCGCCGGACTGGCCGGCATGCTGGCCAATTTCCTGGCCCTGGCCGCGCCGATCTTTTCCGCCCAGGTCTACGACCGGGTTCTGCCCCACGGCCTGCTCAATTCCCTGGCGGTGATGGTGCTGATGTTCCTGGGCGCCGCCCTGTTCGAGCAGGTGTTCCGCCGCCTGCGCGCCCTGTTCGTGGAAGACGCCCTGCACGAGGGCAATATCCGCCTGGCCATGGACATGCACCGCCGCATCCTGGAGACCCGCTTCGACGGGGCGGCGGCGCCCAGCGGCCACCTGATGCGCATGCTGCAGGATTTCGATGCCATCCGCGACGGCCTGGGGGCGGCGGCGGTGTCGCTGCTGGCCGATCTGCCGTTCATGGGGCTGTTCCTGCTGGGGCTGTTCCTGTGCGACCCGCTGATCGCCCTGGCCGTGCTGGGGCTCAATCTGGCCGTGGCGCTGGGCACCTTGCTGGCCATTCATCGCCAGAAGCTGCTGTACAAGGAGCTGTCCGGGGCGGCCAGCCAGCGGGCCCAGGCGGCCCAGGAATCCTTTTCCGATCCCGAGACGGTGCGGCGCGTCGGCGCCGCCGCCTATCTCCAGGCCAGGTTCCGCCACGGCACCGCCCTTTACGCCGCCACGGCGCGGGCCATCCGCACCCTGTCGGCCGCGCGCGGCAACATCTCTATGCTGGCCCAGAACATGGCGCTGTTGCTGGCGGTGGGGCTGGGGGCGTGGCGGGCCGTCGAGGGCGGCATGAGCGCCGGCGTGATCCTGGCCGCCACCATGCTGGCCACCCGCTTTACTGGCGCCGCCATGCAGATGGTGTCGGTGGTGCCCCAGGCCCTGTCGGCGGTGGCGTCGCTGGAGGCCCTGCGCACCGTCACCGGGCGCCCCACCGAGCGTCCCGCCGGGTCCGCCCTCATTCACCGGCCGGTGTCGCGCGGCGGCCTGATGGTCGAGGCGGTGACCGCCGGCTATCCCGGCGCCTTCAATCCGGCCCTGGACGGCATTTCCCTGGACCTGGAGCCGGGAGGGCGGCTGGCGGTGATCGGGCCGTCGGGATCGGGCAAGACCACCCTGGAAAAGGTGCTGTCGGGCATCATCCGCCCGGTTTCCGGCCGGGTGCTGCTGGACGGCGTCGACATCGCCCTGATCGACCCCGCCGATCTGCGCCGCCATCTCGGCATCTGCCCGCAGACCCCCCCGCTCTATTCCGGCAGCTTGCGCAACAACCTGTGCTTCGACGGGCTGGTCTCGGACGAGCAGATGATCGCCATGATGAACATGCTGGGGGCCGGCGGCGTCATGCCCATGGGCATGGGGCTGGATTTCCAGGTGGTGGAGGGCGGCCGCAACCTGTCGGGCGGCCAGCGCCAGATCGTCGCCCTGGCCCGCACCCTGCTGCGCGGCGCGGCGGTGACCATCCTGGACGAGCCCACGGCCTTCCTGGACGAGGCTTCGGAAAAGCGGGCCATCGCCGGCATCCATCAGGCGGTGGGCAACCGCTCGCTGGTGGTGATTTCCCACCGGCCCGCCGTGGTCGCCCTGGCCGCCAAGGTGGCGCGCCTCGACCGGGGCAAGCTGCTGGACGTGACGCGGCGTGCTCCCCCCGCCCCGGCGGGAGGCTGA
- a CDS encoding helix-turn-helix transcriptional regulator, producing MDVQPTYLNREQAAAFLHVQPKTLANWASQGKGPKFRKPGGRVVLYPRMELEAWVNSGEA from the coding sequence ATGGACGTTCAGCCCACATACCTGAACCGAGAGCAAGCCGCCGCCTTCCTGCACGTTCAGCCCAAGACCCTTGCCAACTGGGCAAGCCAAGGTAAAGGCCCCAAGTTCCGCAAGCCGGGTGGCAGAGTGGTTTTGTATCCCCGCATGGAGCTTGAAGCCTGGGTGAACAGCGGCGAGGCGTGA
- a CDS encoding tyrosine-type recombinase/integrase, with amino-acid sequence MKLKLSAAKLKTLTVPEGKSGEYVWDTSLPGFGVYVGKTAKTFLVQFTTRAGEEKRHKIGRSDVLSYDAARQEALRVLGEVQKGADPTAAIKQARQEGPLSEELVNWFDSHTMKDSTRKTWRSVVNNHLIPALGSRKPSTITKADILAAYRDIQAKSGRQANQAIIILSTFYNRTTDGKFNPASDFRNDKSIRKHRDAEREVVLSQDQVRALLADFDKSPAQQSADAARLLFYTGARIGEILALRWDAVNLTQGTITLAHTMTKEAKAKTLHLSPRAQAILERRQEEALEGAEYVFPGRDGEAHQVVIKAFWKAACKRCGIEGVHIHDIRATYSTILIASGESAKAVGKTMGHADTKTTMRYERIAQDRAKDIASKVDDLF; translated from the coding sequence ATGAAGTTGAAGCTAAGTGCTGCGAAGCTTAAGACCCTCACCGTTCCCGAGGGAAAGTCTGGGGAATACGTCTGGGACACCTCCCTTCCTGGGTTCGGGGTGTATGTGGGCAAGACGGCCAAGACGTTCCTCGTTCAGTTCACCACCAGAGCCGGTGAGGAGAAGCGCCACAAGATCGGGCGCTCTGATGTGCTGTCGTATGACGCCGCCCGGCAGGAGGCGCTTCGCGTTCTGGGGGAGGTGCAGAAGGGCGCAGACCCCACCGCCGCCATCAAGCAGGCCCGGCAAGAAGGCCCCCTGTCCGAGGAATTGGTGAATTGGTTTGACAGCCACACCATGAAGGACAGCACCCGAAAGACGTGGCGTTCGGTCGTCAACAACCACCTTATCCCCGCCCTCGGCTCCCGCAAGCCCTCGACCATCACCAAGGCGGATATCCTGGCCGCGTATCGGGACATCCAGGCCAAGAGCGGACGGCAGGCCAATCAAGCCATCATCATCCTCTCGACGTTCTACAACCGGACCACGGATGGCAAGTTCAACCCCGCCTCGGACTTCCGCAATGACAAGTCGATCAGGAAGCACAGGGACGCGGAGCGGGAGGTTGTCCTATCTCAGGATCAAGTCCGGGCACTCCTGGCCGACTTCGACAAATCCCCCGCCCAGCAGAGCGCCGACGCCGCCCGCCTCCTGTTCTACACAGGTGCCCGCATCGGGGAGATACTGGCCCTCCGGTGGGATGCCGTGAACCTTACCCAAGGCACCATCACCTTGGCCCACACCATGACCAAGGAAGCCAAGGCCAAGACCCTTCACCTCAGCCCCCGCGCCCAGGCCATCCTTGAGCGACGACAGGAAGAGGCTCTGGAAGGGGCCGAGTATGTCTTTCCCGGCAGGGATGGTGAGGCCCATCAGGTGGTGATCAAGGCTTTCTGGAAGGCAGCCTGTAAGCGGTGTGGGATTGAGGGGGTTCACATCCACGACATTCGGGCCACCTACTCCACCATTCTCATTGCCAGCGGCGAGAGTGCCAAGGCTGTGGGGAAGACGATGGGTCATGCCGACACCAAGACCACCATGCGGTATGAGCGCATTGCCCAGGACAGGGCCAAGGACATTGCCAGCAAAGTGGATGATCTGTTTTAG
- a CDS encoding cadherin-like domain-containing protein: protein MPIDPSQLPAAKTLATPVADTQGSAADKPAATVIGKVDKLQGDAWIVHDGQKVPAKIGAALMQGDSVETAQGAQISLVFADRTTFVLKDKGLVGLDEFSYDPATKTGKETFLVAQGAFSFVSGDIAKTQPDAARLATPVMTMGIRGTTVGGTVAADGNTSVALLPDPGSNFVGEVAISALGGGQSFTLNSAGSGIVGASSGGSWSVSANAGAAIASSMPSPAPPPVAPPVLPSAPSGTGTGGPGNTGTGNAGTGETHNTAPEPPPLPPQPVGLPTPNPEPKPEPKPEPKPEPKPEPKSDPPKPDPVQQNHDPTTSDVTLPGSTAGTSITFSKSELLANARDSDGDALSIKLNSGHSDHGTAVVNADGSITFTATAGYSGAATITYTITDGHGGSVQGTAFSAVTVGTQVTTAGTDHLDGGAGASAYLSSVANFTAGDTISDSGGLDTLTVSDAGTINLAAGTVTGIEILTLAAGGNTVILGGGVNPQQFTTIVGGAGTDVIKQADGGGTFDLTGIVLTSVESIATGTGTSSITFDEVSAAGVNTVVDAVSGDGDSVTFYQTTAGTLNISAKTFVNIEGIILDGSTASGDVVLVGGAQGATIIGGSGNDTLSGGAGADSFIGGSGNDVIYANQGDPLINGGIGTDTLVITATTFDDNNFDDTHLQGIEVINITNASVAGQYFKVDNQSEGFTINVTSSAHVTVLGGTGNDVINGGSAGEYLWGYQGNDTITGNAGNDTIVGDAGADVAVFTGNAADYLLTTSSGTLTVTDRSGTDGTDTLTGIETLTFADGSFAVSASGTTLTALGASSTLTVGSGFAEVIMGSGTNKLVTDMATLSAGLSILGGAGLDTVVISDTASMGSVQMPALTGIETLTLASSITAAQSVYLGGQAESAGLNVVDASAATGAVEIHGAFRSDDLTLTGGSGNDTIHGAAGNDTLVGGGGSNTIDAGAGTDTVSYGSMGSGITATLNGSSAVVTHSASTDTVTNTEILRGSGHDDVFFVASASVGVTVDGGAGVDTMDYSAMGAGITATVTGTSASVVHAGGTDAITNVEAWVGSAHDDTFIGDSGGDTFFGGIGADHLTGGGGADTFVYTDVNQSQDSASVRDVITDFTTGTDHIDISLSGTHVDVSGFEVVGSYNAGQSSLTGGVARTGGVEGDGFYSTFDQALYIYQGSTDSGIGTDGGYVIGSAGTITAADLNFNITGTAGNDTLVGGLGNDILAGGTGTNTLTGGGGSDSFVLDSTGTAVITDFNSAADNITLSNGSFGLGSSGTLTAGTVGATYAEGTTSISSTAQDFGDANAGIVAIQNGANVELWHTTNMGAADNTNSTLVGTLNNVNTSALDQTNFHLAV from the coding sequence ATGCCCATTGACCCGTCACAGCTTCCGGCGGCGAAAACCCTCGCCACGCCGGTCGCCGATACCCAGGGTTCCGCGGCGGACAAGCCGGCCGCGACGGTGATCGGCAAGGTGGACAAGCTCCAGGGTGATGCCTGGATCGTCCATGACGGCCAGAAGGTGCCGGCCAAGATCGGCGCGGCGCTGATGCAGGGCGATTCCGTCGAGACGGCCCAAGGCGCCCAGATTTCCCTGGTCTTCGCCGACCGCACCACCTTCGTCCTGAAGGACAAGGGGCTGGTCGGCCTGGACGAGTTCTCCTACGACCCCGCCACCAAGACCGGCAAGGAAACCTTCCTGGTGGCCCAGGGGGCGTTCAGCTTCGTCTCGGGCGATATCGCCAAGACCCAGCCCGACGCCGCCCGCCTCGCCACCCCGGTCATGACCATGGGCATTCGCGGCACCACGGTGGGCGGCACCGTCGCCGCCGACGGCAACACCTCGGTGGCGCTGCTGCCCGATCCCGGTTCCAACTTCGTCGGCGAGGTGGCGATCAGCGCTCTCGGCGGCGGCCAGAGCTTCACCCTGAATTCCGCCGGTTCGGGCATCGTCGGCGCTTCATCCGGCGGCTCGTGGTCGGTCTCGGCCAATGCAGGCGCCGCCATCGCGTCCAGCATGCCGTCGCCCGCGCCGCCGCCCGTCGCACCGCCGGTATTGCCCTCGGCGCCATCGGGCACCGGGACCGGCGGCCCGGGCAATACGGGAACAGGCAATGCAGGCACCGGCGAGACGCACAATACCGCGCCCGAGCCGCCACCCCTGCCGCCACAGCCGGTCGGCCTGCCCACTCCCAATCCGGAACCCAAGCCGGAACCTAAGCCGGAGCCCAAGCCGGAGCCTAAGCCGGAGCCCAAGTCGGACCCGCCCAAGCCCGATCCGGTGCAGCAGAACCACGACCCGACCACCTCGGATGTCACCCTGCCGGGCAGCACGGCCGGAACATCCATAACCTTCAGCAAATCCGAGTTGCTGGCCAATGCCCGCGACTCGGACGGCGACGCCCTGTCCATCAAGCTGAATTCCGGCCATTCCGATCACGGCACTGCGGTGGTGAACGCCGACGGCTCCATCACCTTTACCGCCACGGCCGGCTATTCCGGCGCGGCCACCATCACCTACACCATCACCGACGGCCATGGCGGCTCGGTGCAGGGCACCGCCTTCTCGGCGGTGACTGTCGGAACCCAGGTCACCACGGCGGGAACCGATCATCTGGATGGCGGGGCGGGCGCCAGCGCCTACCTATCCTCCGTCGCCAATTTCACCGCCGGCGACACCATCAGCGACAGCGGCGGTCTCGACACCCTGACCGTCAGCGACGCCGGAACCATTAATCTGGCGGCCGGGACCGTGACGGGGATCGAAATCCTGACCCTGGCGGCGGGCGGCAATACCGTGATCCTGGGCGGCGGCGTCAATCCGCAGCAATTCACCACCATCGTGGGCGGTGCCGGCACCGATGTCATCAAGCAGGCCGATGGCGGCGGCACCTTCGACCTGACCGGGATCGTCCTGACCTCGGTGGAAAGCATCGCCACCGGGACCGGAACCTCCTCCATCACCTTCGACGAAGTCTCCGCCGCCGGAGTCAATACCGTGGTCGATGCGGTGTCGGGCGACGGCGATTCCGTCACCTTCTACCAGACCACGGCAGGCACGCTGAATATCAGCGCCAAGACCTTCGTCAACATCGAAGGCATCATCCTCGACGGATCGACCGCGTCGGGCGACGTGGTCCTGGTCGGCGGAGCCCAAGGGGCGACCATCATCGGCGGCTCGGGCAACGACACCCTGAGCGGTGGGGCGGGGGCTGATTCGTTCATCGGCGGCTCGGGCAACGATGTCATTTACGCCAACCAGGGCGATCCCCTGATCAATGGCGGCATCGGCACCGATACCTTGGTCATCACCGCCACCACCTTCGACGACAATAATTTCGACGACACCCATCTCCAGGGCATCGAGGTCATCAACATCACCAATGCCTCGGTGGCCGGTCAGTACTTCAAGGTCGACAACCAGAGCGAAGGCTTCACGATCAACGTCACCAGTTCGGCCCATGTGACGGTGCTGGGTGGCACGGGCAACGACGTGATCAACGGCGGTTCAGCCGGCGAGTATCTTTGGGGCTACCAGGGCAACGACACCATCACCGGCAATGCCGGCAACGACACCATCGTCGGCGACGCGGGGGCCGACGTCGCGGTGTTCACGGGCAATGCCGCCGACTACCTCCTGACCACCAGCAGTGGAACCCTGACGGTGACGGACCGCAGCGGTACCGACGGCACCGACACGCTGACCGGCATCGAGACCCTGACCTTCGCCGACGGCTCCTTCGCCGTGTCGGCCTCGGGGACTACCCTGACCGCCCTGGGGGCGTCCAGCACCCTGACGGTAGGCAGCGGCTTCGCCGAAGTGATCATGGGGAGCGGGACCAACAAGCTGGTCACCGACATGGCCACTCTGAGTGCGGGGCTGTCCATCCTGGGTGGGGCCGGTCTGGACACGGTGGTCATCTCCGACACCGCCAGTATGGGCAGTGTCCAGATGCCCGCCCTTACGGGGATCGAGACGTTGACCCTCGCCTCGAGCATCACCGCGGCCCAATCCGTCTATCTGGGGGGGCAGGCCGAGAGCGCGGGCCTCAATGTGGTAGACGCCTCGGCGGCGACCGGAGCCGTTGAAATTCACGGCGCTTTCCGGTCCGACGACCTCACTCTGACCGGAGGATCGGGCAACGACACCATTCACGGCGCCGCGGGTAACGACACCCTGGTTGGTGGCGGTGGGTCCAATACCATCGATGCCGGCGCCGGGACCGATACGGTAAGCTACGGCTCGATGGGAAGCGGGATTACGGCCACCCTCAATGGCAGTTCGGCCGTGGTTACCCATTCCGCGAGTACCGACACCGTCACCAATACTGAGATCCTGCGCGGTTCCGGGCATGACGACGTCTTTTTTGTCGCCTCGGCCTCGGTGGGGGTCACCGTCGACGGCGGCGCGGGCGTCGACACCATGGACTACTCGGCCATGGGGGCGGGGATCACGGCGACCGTCACCGGAACTTCGGCCAGCGTGGTGCATGCCGGCGGCACCGACGCCATTACCAACGTGGAGGCCTGGGTCGGTTCGGCCCATGACGACACCTTCATCGGCGACAGCGGCGGCGACACGTTCTTCGGTGGCATCGGCGCCGATCATCTGACCGGCGGCGGCGGTGCCGACACCTTCGTCTATACCGACGTGAACCAGTCCCAGGACAGTGCCTCGGTCCGTGACGTCATCACCGACTTCACCACCGGGACAGACCATATCGACATCTCCCTGAGCGGGACCCATGTGGATGTGTCGGGCTTCGAGGTCGTCGGCAGCTACAATGCCGGGCAGTCATCACTGACCGGCGGGGTGGCCCGCACCGGTGGCGTGGAGGGCGACGGCTTCTATTCCACCTTCGACCAGGCTTTGTACATCTACCAGGGCAGCACGGATTCCGGCATCGGCACCGATGGCGGCTATGTGATCGGCAGCGCCGGCACCATCACTGCCGCCGATCTCAACTTCAATATCACTGGCACCGCAGGAAATGACACCCTGGTCGGCGGCCTGGGGAACGACATCCTGGCGGGCGGAACCGGGACGAATACGCTGACCGGCGGAGGCGGGTCGGACAGCTTTGTCCTCGATTCCACCGGCACGGCCGTCATCACCGATTTCAACTCGGCCGCCGATAATATCACGCTGTCGAACGGCAGCTTTGGCCTGGGCAGCAGTGGAACCCTGACCGCCGGCACCGTCGGCGCCACCTATGCCGAGGGAACCACCTCCATCTCCAGCACCGCCCAGGATTTCGGCGATGCCAATGCCGGCATCGTCGCCATTCAGAACGGTGCCAATGTGGAGCTGTGGCACACCACCAACATGGGGGCGGCCGACAATACCAATTCCACCCTGGTGGGCACGCTGAACAACGTCAACACCAGCGCCCTGGACCAGACCAATTTCCACCTAGCGGTCTGA
- a CDS encoding recombinase family protein produces the protein MRFVAYYRVSTDKQGQSGLGLEAQQEAVRSFLAGKGWPPVAEFVEVESGRKSDRAQLAAALAACRLHKATLVIAKLDRLARNAAFLLNLRDAGVDFVACDMPDANRLTVGIMALVAEDEADRISARTKAALAVAKAKGVKMGGFRGYVPSEKDRAKAAQAKREKAKRLDLMPVVEAIKAGGTTSLGGIARALNERGIPTARGGQWQAVQVGRLLAQAGD, from the coding sequence ATGCGGTTCGTCGCCTATTACCGGGTCAGCACCGACAAGCAGGGGCAGTCTGGCTTGGGCCTGGAAGCCCAGCAAGAGGCCGTCCGCTCCTTCCTGGCTGGCAAAGGCTGGCCTCCGGTGGCTGAGTTCGTCGAGGTGGAGAGCGGCAGGAAGTCCGACCGTGCCCAGCTTGCCGCCGCCCTGGCTGCCTGCCGTCTGCACAAGGCCACCCTGGTCATTGCCAAGCTGGACCGGCTGGCCCGTAACGCCGCCTTCCTGCTGAACCTCCGTGACGCTGGGGTGGATTTCGTAGCCTGTGACATGCCCGACGCCAACCGCCTGACCGTGGGCATCATGGCCCTGGTGGCAGAGGATGAAGCCGACCGGATCAGCGCCAGGACGAAGGCAGCCCTTGCCGTTGCCAAGGCCAAGGGCGTCAAGATGGGTGGCTTCCGTGGCTATGTCCCCAGCGAGAAAGACCGGGCCAAGGCTGCTCAGGCCAAGCGGGAGAAGGCCAAGCGGCTGGACCTGATGCCGGTGGTGGAGGCCATCAAGGCAGGGGGCACCACCAGCCTGGGAGGCATCGCCAGGGCGCTCAATGAGCGGGGCATCCCGACCGCCAGGGGTGGGCAATGGCAGGCCGTCCAGGTCGGGCGCTTGCTGGCACAGGCGGGGGACTGA